The Vidua chalybeata isolate OUT-0048 chromosome 6, bVidCha1 merged haplotype, whole genome shotgun sequence genome has a segment encoding these proteins:
- the LOC128790263 gene encoding uncharacterized protein LOC128790263 isoform X1 — protein sequence MGRAGAMGDGDILMTALVLLLAAVAVWWAFGHRQPWSRQTRTAKRSKRPRVRPRGSRRTRGALAAPRFPRPRATPRKRPRAPASPLGSSCSCGPCVAVAQELQELMLLLWDGKGTCVPLYSGMWQALWKELEELLQRGHLPCCGLSSSCRSLHPFQRLLPARFSIPGRASRPARMAQQGGAAIHAGTSGCQSPCILPGASAISDSLHPSQRLSETCQPAEGAEPVDRSPSSLGLADFNNTGSILTIDVAGESPEVQMGAQPDAGEPSQEKLAEQQASWSRQWSSHSGQDAVPVVPAGDSPSLVVETSLQTPRRFLHLQEAAPREPSTARKGFLIAAAPGTPLCEASGCSPGPRQEESPAHDAGDDDGAALPRCTGAPAAACARGPGPALPLAGPSAAGRQPLPGAQQEAGESKAARGGPARFPGGRLRGVPGRKADGSLLAAGQKKQLQELYQLGPQLGSGGFGTVFSGIRLSDGSPVAIKRVARESVLQWVELPDGTRVPMEIVLMEKVGSDCHNIIQLLDWFELPDSFVLVMERPEASQDLLQFLQEHEFLCEEMARWLFYQVLEAVRHCTACGVLHRDIKPENLLVVPESGDLKLIDFGCGTFLQEQVFTRFAGTHAYSPPEWICLGCYHGHGATVWSLGVLLYVMVCGSLPFRDDHDIVLGQLFFWQQVSPGWYPASRRWALADDGAQPGVALTQLRGTSFCPQGPAAGGGPCRRAQRGTGGRRRRPCPAVPLSRAGQSRSGGRRSPEHTRRGPGPAGDGGSWAGDFCQ from the exons ATGGGACGTGCCGGAGCCATGGGTGACGGTGACATCCTGATGACTGcgcttgtcctgctgctggccgcTGTGGCTGTCTGGTGGGCCTTTGGCCACCGGCAACCATGGAGCCGGCAGACGCGGACAGCAAAGAGGAGCAAGCGCCCCAGGGTGCGGCCCAGAGGCTCACGGAGGACGCGAGGAGCCCTTGCGGCTCCCAGGTTCCCCAGGCCTCGGGCGACTCCTCGCAAGCGGCCACGTGCTCCCGCGagccccctgggcagctcctgcagctgcggCCCCTGTGTGGCAgtggcccaggagctgcaggaactgatgctgctgctctgggatggcaaGGGGACGTGTGTGCCGCTCTACTCTGGGATGTGGCAGGCGTTGTGGAAAgaactggaggagctgctgcagcgaggccacctgccctgctgtggcttgtccagctcctgcagaagcctccatcccttccagaggctgctcccagcaagattctccatccctgggagagcCTCAAGGCCTGCAAGGATGGCACAGCAGGGGGGAGCCGCCATCCATGCAGGAACCTCAGGCTGTCAGAGCCCCTgcatcctgccaggagcctctgCAATCTCTGACAGCCTCCACCCCTCGCAGAGGCTCAGTGAGACctgtcagcctgcagaaggTGCAGAGCCCGTGGACAGGTCTCCCAGCTCCCTTGGACTCGCGGACTTCAACAACACGGGCTCAATCCTGACCATTGACGTGGCAGGGGAAAGCCCAGAAGTCCAAATGGGAGCCCAGCCCGATGCAGGGGAGCCGTCTCAGGAGAAGCTGGCGGAGCAGCAAGCGTCCTGGAGCCGGCAGTGGTCATCCCACAGCGGCCAGGACGCTGTGCCGGTTGTGCCAGCTGGCGACAGCCCGAGCCTGGTGGTGGAGACCAGCCTCCAGACACCAAGGAGGTTCCTCCATCTCCAGGAAGCTGCCCCAAGAGAGCCCTCGACTGCCAGGAAGGGCTTTCTAATAGCAG ctgctcctgggacgCCCCTGTGTGAAGCCTCGGGCTGTAGCCCCGGCCCTCGTCAAGAGGAGAGTCCAGCCCACGACGCCGGGGACGACGACGGTgccgccctgccccgctgcactggggctcctgcagccgcCTGTGCGCGCggccctggcccagctctgccgcTCGCCGGCCCGTCGGCCGCCGGGCGGCAGCCACTGCCCGGCGCgcagcaggaagcaggtgaGAGCAAGGCGGCCCGCGGTGGCCCGGCCCGCTTCCCTGGCGGGCGCTTGCGGGGGGTTCCTGGGCGCAAGGCTGATGGCTCGCTCTTGGCCGCAGggcaaaagaagcagctgcaggagctgtaccAGCTGGGCCCGCAGCTGGGCAGCGGTGGCTTCGGCACCGTTTTCTCGGGCATCCGCCTCTCCGATGGGAGCCCG GTGGCCATCAAACGTGTGGCCCGGGAGAGCGTCCTGCAGTGGGTCGAGCTG cccGACGGCACCCGCGTGCCCATGGAGATCGTGCTTATGGAGAAGGTGGGCTCTGACTGCCACAACATCATCCAGCTCCTCGACTGGTTTGAGCTGCCTGACAGCTTTGTGCTGGTGATGGAGCGTCCGGAGGCATCGCAGGATctcctgcagttcctgcaggagcacGAGTTCCTGTGCGAGGAGATGGCGCGCTGGCTTTTCtaccaggtgctggaggccgtgcggCACTGCACCGCCTGCGGCGTCCTGCACCGGGACATCAAGCCAGAGAACCTCCTCGTGGTCCCGGAGAGTGGCGACCTGAAGCTCATCGACTTCGGTTGCGGCAccttcctccaggagcaggTCTTCACGCGGTTTGCCG GAACGCACGCGTACAGCCCGCCCGAGTGGATCTGCCTTGGCTGCTACCACGGCCATGGGGCGACCGTCTGGTCCCTGGGCGTACTGCTGTACGTCATGGTCTGCGGGAGCCTCCCCTTCAGGGACGACCATGACAtcgtgctggggcagctcttcTTCTGGCAGCAGGTCTCTCCAGGTTGGTACCCGGCCTCAAGAAGGTGGGCTTTGGCAGATGACGGCGCGCAGCCCGGCGTGGCCCTCACGCAGCTCCGCGGGACGTCGTTCTGCCCTCAAGGGCCGGCCGCAGGAGGCGGCCCGTGCCGACGGGCTCAGCGTGGCACGGGCGGCCGAAGGAGGCGGCCGTGTCCCGCCGTGCCGCTCTCCCGCGCGGGGCAGAGTCGGTCGGGAGGCCGGCGCAGCCCTGAGCACACGCGGCGTGGCCCGGGCCCTGCAGGCGatgggggcagctgggcaggagactTCTGTCAGTGA
- the LOC128790263 gene encoding uncharacterized protein LOC128790263 isoform X3 yields MGRAGAMGDGDILMTALVLLLAAVAVWWAFGHRQPWSRQTRTAKRSKRPRVRPRGSRRTRGALAAPRFPRPRATPRKRPRAPASPLGSSCSCGPCVAVAQELQELMLLLWDGKGTCVPLYSGMWQALWKELEELLQRGHLPCCGLSSSCRSLHPFQRLLPARFSIPGRASRPARMAQQGGAAIHAGTSGCQSPCILPGASAISDSLHPSQRLSETCQPAEGAEPVDRSPSSLGLADFNNTGSILTIDVAGESPEVQMGAQPDAGEPSQEKLAEQQASWSRQWSSHSGQDAVPVVPAGDSPSLVVETSLQTPRRFLHLQEAAPREPSTARKGFLIAAAPGTPLCEASGCSPGPRQEESPAHDAGDDDGAALPRCTGAPAAACARGPGPALPLAGPSAAGRQPLPGAQQEAGESKAARGGPARFPGGRLRGVPGRKADGSLLAAGQKKQLQELYQLGPQLGSGGFGTVFSGIRLSDGSPVAIKRVARESVLQWVELPDGTRVPMEIVLMEKVGSDCHNIIQLLDWFELPDSFVLVMERPEASQDLLQFLQEHEFLCEEMARWLFYQVLEAVRHCTACGVLHRDIKPENLLVVPESGDLKLIDFGCGTFLQEQVFTRFAGTHAYSPPEWICLGCYHGHGATVWSLGVLLYVMVCGSLPFRDDHDIVLGQLFFWQQVSPECQHLIQWCLAKHPADRPELEEILRHPWVQGRRF; encoded by the exons ATGGGACGTGCCGGAGCCATGGGTGACGGTGACATCCTGATGACTGcgcttgtcctgctgctggccgcTGTGGCTGTCTGGTGGGCCTTTGGCCACCGGCAACCATGGAGCCGGCAGACGCGGACAGCAAAGAGGAGCAAGCGCCCCAGGGTGCGGCCCAGAGGCTCACGGAGGACGCGAGGAGCCCTTGCGGCTCCCAGGTTCCCCAGGCCTCGGGCGACTCCTCGCAAGCGGCCACGTGCTCCCGCGagccccctgggcagctcctgcagctgcggCCCCTGTGTGGCAgtggcccaggagctgcaggaactgatgctgctgctctgggatggcaaGGGGACGTGTGTGCCGCTCTACTCTGGGATGTGGCAGGCGTTGTGGAAAgaactggaggagctgctgcagcgaggccacctgccctgctgtggcttgtccagctcctgcagaagcctccatcccttccagaggctgctcccagcaagattctccatccctgggagagcCTCAAGGCCTGCAAGGATGGCACAGCAGGGGGGAGCCGCCATCCATGCAGGAACCTCAGGCTGTCAGAGCCCCTgcatcctgccaggagcctctgCAATCTCTGACAGCCTCCACCCCTCGCAGAGGCTCAGTGAGACctgtcagcctgcagaaggTGCAGAGCCCGTGGACAGGTCTCCCAGCTCCCTTGGACTCGCGGACTTCAACAACACGGGCTCAATCCTGACCATTGACGTGGCAGGGGAAAGCCCAGAAGTCCAAATGGGAGCCCAGCCCGATGCAGGGGAGCCGTCTCAGGAGAAGCTGGCGGAGCAGCAAGCGTCCTGGAGCCGGCAGTGGTCATCCCACAGCGGCCAGGACGCTGTGCCGGTTGTGCCAGCTGGCGACAGCCCGAGCCTGGTGGTGGAGACCAGCCTCCAGACACCAAGGAGGTTCCTCCATCTCCAGGAAGCTGCCCCAAGAGAGCCCTCGACTGCCAGGAAGGGCTTTCTAATAGCAG ctgctcctgggacgCCCCTGTGTGAAGCCTCGGGCTGTAGCCCCGGCCCTCGTCAAGAGGAGAGTCCAGCCCACGACGCCGGGGACGACGACGGTgccgccctgccccgctgcactggggctcctgcagccgcCTGTGCGCGCggccctggcccagctctgccgcTCGCCGGCCCGTCGGCCGCCGGGCGGCAGCCACTGCCCGGCGCgcagcaggaagcaggtgaGAGCAAGGCGGCCCGCGGTGGCCCGGCCCGCTTCCCTGGCGGGCGCTTGCGGGGGGTTCCTGGGCGCAAGGCTGATGGCTCGCTCTTGGCCGCAGggcaaaagaagcagctgcaggagctgtaccAGCTGGGCCCGCAGCTGGGCAGCGGTGGCTTCGGCACCGTTTTCTCGGGCATCCGCCTCTCCGATGGGAGCCCG GTGGCCATCAAACGTGTGGCCCGGGAGAGCGTCCTGCAGTGGGTCGAGCTG cccGACGGCACCCGCGTGCCCATGGAGATCGTGCTTATGGAGAAGGTGGGCTCTGACTGCCACAACATCATCCAGCTCCTCGACTGGTTTGAGCTGCCTGACAGCTTTGTGCTGGTGATGGAGCGTCCGGAGGCATCGCAGGATctcctgcagttcctgcaggagcacGAGTTCCTGTGCGAGGAGATGGCGCGCTGGCTTTTCtaccaggtgctggaggccgtgcggCACTGCACCGCCTGCGGCGTCCTGCACCGGGACATCAAGCCAGAGAACCTCCTCGTGGTCCCGGAGAGTGGCGACCTGAAGCTCATCGACTTCGGTTGCGGCAccttcctccaggagcaggTCTTCACGCGGTTTGCCG GAACGCACGCGTACAGCCCGCCCGAGTGGATCTGCCTTGGCTGCTACCACGGCCATGGGGCGACCGTCTGGTCCCTGGGCGTACTGCTGTACGTCATGGTCTGCGGGAGCCTCCCCTTCAGGGACGACCATGACAtcgtgctggggcagctcttcTTCTGGCAGCAGGTCTCTCCAG AGTGTCAACATCTGATCCAGTGGTGTTTGGCCAAGCACCCTGCGGACaggccagagctggaggagatcTTGCGCCACCCTTGGGTGCAGGGCAGGCGTTTTTGA
- the LOC128790263 gene encoding uncharacterized protein LOC128790263 isoform X4, translating into MGRAGAMGDGDILMTALVLLLAAVAVWWAFGHRQPWSRQTRTAKRSKRPRVRPRGSRRTRGALAAPRFPRPRATPRKRPRAPASPLGSSCSCGPCVAVAQELQELMLLLWDGKGTCVPLYSGMWQALWKELEELLQRGHLPCCGLSSSCRSLHPFQRLLPARFSIPGRASRPARMAQQGGAAIHAGTSGCQSPCILPGASAISDSLHPSQRLSETCQPAEGAEPVDRSPSSLGLADFNNTGSILTIDVAGESPEVQMGAQPDAGEPSQEKLAEQQASWSRQWSSHSGQDAVPVVPAGDSPSLVVETSLQTPRRFLHLQEAAPREPSTARKGFLIAAAPGTPLCEASGCSPGPRQEESPAHDAGDDDGAALPRCTGAPAAACARGPGPALPLAGPSAAGRQPLPGAQQEAGESKAARGGPARFPGGRLRGVPGRKADGSLLAAGQKKQLQELYQLGPQLGSGGFGTVFSGIRLSDGSPPDGTRVPMEIVLMEKVGSDCHNIIQLLDWFELPDSFVLVMERPEASQDLLQFLQEHEFLCEEMARWLFYQVLEAVRHCTACGVLHRDIKPENLLVVPESGDLKLIDFGCGTFLQEQVFTRFAGTHAYSPPEWICLGCYHGHGATVWSLGVLLYVMVCGSLPFRDDHDIVLGQLFFWQQVSPECQHLIQWCLAKHPADRPELEEILRHPWVQGRRF; encoded by the exons ATGGGACGTGCCGGAGCCATGGGTGACGGTGACATCCTGATGACTGcgcttgtcctgctgctggccgcTGTGGCTGTCTGGTGGGCCTTTGGCCACCGGCAACCATGGAGCCGGCAGACGCGGACAGCAAAGAGGAGCAAGCGCCCCAGGGTGCGGCCCAGAGGCTCACGGAGGACGCGAGGAGCCCTTGCGGCTCCCAGGTTCCCCAGGCCTCGGGCGACTCCTCGCAAGCGGCCACGTGCTCCCGCGagccccctgggcagctcctgcagctgcggCCCCTGTGTGGCAgtggcccaggagctgcaggaactgatgctgctgctctgggatggcaaGGGGACGTGTGTGCCGCTCTACTCTGGGATGTGGCAGGCGTTGTGGAAAgaactggaggagctgctgcagcgaggccacctgccctgctgtggcttgtccagctcctgcagaagcctccatcccttccagaggctgctcccagcaagattctccatccctgggagagcCTCAAGGCCTGCAAGGATGGCACAGCAGGGGGGAGCCGCCATCCATGCAGGAACCTCAGGCTGTCAGAGCCCCTgcatcctgccaggagcctctgCAATCTCTGACAGCCTCCACCCCTCGCAGAGGCTCAGTGAGACctgtcagcctgcagaaggTGCAGAGCCCGTGGACAGGTCTCCCAGCTCCCTTGGACTCGCGGACTTCAACAACACGGGCTCAATCCTGACCATTGACGTGGCAGGGGAAAGCCCAGAAGTCCAAATGGGAGCCCAGCCCGATGCAGGGGAGCCGTCTCAGGAGAAGCTGGCGGAGCAGCAAGCGTCCTGGAGCCGGCAGTGGTCATCCCACAGCGGCCAGGACGCTGTGCCGGTTGTGCCAGCTGGCGACAGCCCGAGCCTGGTGGTGGAGACCAGCCTCCAGACACCAAGGAGGTTCCTCCATCTCCAGGAAGCTGCCCCAAGAGAGCCCTCGACTGCCAGGAAGGGCTTTCTAATAGCAG ctgctcctgggacgCCCCTGTGTGAAGCCTCGGGCTGTAGCCCCGGCCCTCGTCAAGAGGAGAGTCCAGCCCACGACGCCGGGGACGACGACGGTgccgccctgccccgctgcactggggctcctgcagccgcCTGTGCGCGCggccctggcccagctctgccgcTCGCCGGCCCGTCGGCCGCCGGGCGGCAGCCACTGCCCGGCGCgcagcaggaagcaggtgaGAGCAAGGCGGCCCGCGGTGGCCCGGCCCGCTTCCCTGGCGGGCGCTTGCGGGGGGTTCCTGGGCGCAAGGCTGATGGCTCGCTCTTGGCCGCAGggcaaaagaagcagctgcaggagctgtaccAGCTGGGCCCGCAGCTGGGCAGCGGTGGCTTCGGCACCGTTTTCTCGGGCATCCGCCTCTCCGATGGGAGCCCG cccGACGGCACCCGCGTGCCCATGGAGATCGTGCTTATGGAGAAGGTGGGCTCTGACTGCCACAACATCATCCAGCTCCTCGACTGGTTTGAGCTGCCTGACAGCTTTGTGCTGGTGATGGAGCGTCCGGAGGCATCGCAGGATctcctgcagttcctgcaggagcacGAGTTCCTGTGCGAGGAGATGGCGCGCTGGCTTTTCtaccaggtgctggaggccgtgcggCACTGCACCGCCTGCGGCGTCCTGCACCGGGACATCAAGCCAGAGAACCTCCTCGTGGTCCCGGAGAGTGGCGACCTGAAGCTCATCGACTTCGGTTGCGGCAccttcctccaggagcaggTCTTCACGCGGTTTGCCG GAACGCACGCGTACAGCCCGCCCGAGTGGATCTGCCTTGGCTGCTACCACGGCCATGGGGCGACCGTCTGGTCCCTGGGCGTACTGCTGTACGTCATGGTCTGCGGGAGCCTCCCCTTCAGGGACGACCATGACAtcgtgctggggcagctcttcTTCTGGCAGCAGGTCTCTCCAG AGTGTCAACATCTGATCCAGTGGTGTTTGGCCAAGCACCCTGCGGACaggccagagctggaggagatcTTGCGCCACCCTTGGGTGCAGGGCAGGCGTTTTTGA
- the LOC128790263 gene encoding uncharacterized protein LOC128790263 isoform X2, with the protein MGRAGAMGDGDILMTALVLLLAAVAVWWAFGHRQPWSRQTRTAKRSKRPRVRPRGSRRTRGALAAPRFPRPRATPRKRPRAPASPLGSSCSCGPCVAVAQELQELMLLLWDGKGTCVPLYSGMWQALWKELEELLQRGHLPCCGLSSSCRSLHPFQRLLPARFSIPGRASRPARMAQQGGAAIHAGTSGCQSPCILPGASAISDSLHPSQRLSETCQPAEGAEPVDRSPSSLGLADFNNTGSILTIDVAGESPEVQMGAQPDAGEPSQEKLAEQQASWSRQWSSHSGQDAVPVVPAGDSPSLVVETSLQTPRRFLHLQEAAPREPSTARKGFLIAAAPGTPLCEASGCSPGPRQEESPAHDAGDDDGAALPRCTGAPAAACARGPGPALPLAGPSAAGRQPLPGAQQEAGQKKQLQELYQLGPQLGSGGFGTVFSGIRLSDGSPVAIKRVARESVLQWVELPDGTRVPMEIVLMEKVGSDCHNIIQLLDWFELPDSFVLVMERPEASQDLLQFLQEHEFLCEEMARWLFYQVLEAVRHCTACGVLHRDIKPENLLVVPESGDLKLIDFGCGTFLQEQVFTRFAGTHAYSPPEWICLGCYHGHGATVWSLGVLLYVMVCGSLPFRDDHDIVLGQLFFWQQVSPGWYPASRRWALADDGAQPGVALTQLRGTSFCPQGPAAGGGPCRRAQRGTGGRRRRPCPAVPLSRAGQSRSGGRRSPEHTRRGPGPAGDGGSWAGDFCQ; encoded by the exons ATGGGACGTGCCGGAGCCATGGGTGACGGTGACATCCTGATGACTGcgcttgtcctgctgctggccgcTGTGGCTGTCTGGTGGGCCTTTGGCCACCGGCAACCATGGAGCCGGCAGACGCGGACAGCAAAGAGGAGCAAGCGCCCCAGGGTGCGGCCCAGAGGCTCACGGAGGACGCGAGGAGCCCTTGCGGCTCCCAGGTTCCCCAGGCCTCGGGCGACTCCTCGCAAGCGGCCACGTGCTCCCGCGagccccctgggcagctcctgcagctgcggCCCCTGTGTGGCAgtggcccaggagctgcaggaactgatgctgctgctctgggatggcaaGGGGACGTGTGTGCCGCTCTACTCTGGGATGTGGCAGGCGTTGTGGAAAgaactggaggagctgctgcagcgaggccacctgccctgctgtggcttgtccagctcctgcagaagcctccatcccttccagaggctgctcccagcaagattctccatccctgggagagcCTCAAGGCCTGCAAGGATGGCACAGCAGGGGGGAGCCGCCATCCATGCAGGAACCTCAGGCTGTCAGAGCCCCTgcatcctgccaggagcctctgCAATCTCTGACAGCCTCCACCCCTCGCAGAGGCTCAGTGAGACctgtcagcctgcagaaggTGCAGAGCCCGTGGACAGGTCTCCCAGCTCCCTTGGACTCGCGGACTTCAACAACACGGGCTCAATCCTGACCATTGACGTGGCAGGGGAAAGCCCAGAAGTCCAAATGGGAGCCCAGCCCGATGCAGGGGAGCCGTCTCAGGAGAAGCTGGCGGAGCAGCAAGCGTCCTGGAGCCGGCAGTGGTCATCCCACAGCGGCCAGGACGCTGTGCCGGTTGTGCCAGCTGGCGACAGCCCGAGCCTGGTGGTGGAGACCAGCCTCCAGACACCAAGGAGGTTCCTCCATCTCCAGGAAGCTGCCCCAAGAGAGCCCTCGACTGCCAGGAAGGGCTTTCTAATAGCAG ctgctcctgggacgCCCCTGTGTGAAGCCTCGGGCTGTAGCCCCGGCCCTCGTCAAGAGGAGAGTCCAGCCCACGACGCCGGGGACGACGACGGTgccgccctgccccgctgcactggggctcctgcagccgcCTGTGCGCGCggccctggcccagctctgccgcTCGCCGGCCCGTCGGCCGCCGGGCGGCAGCCACTGCCCGGCGCgcagcaggaagcag ggcaaaagaagcagctgcaggagctgtaccAGCTGGGCCCGCAGCTGGGCAGCGGTGGCTTCGGCACCGTTTTCTCGGGCATCCGCCTCTCCGATGGGAGCCCG GTGGCCATCAAACGTGTGGCCCGGGAGAGCGTCCTGCAGTGGGTCGAGCTG cccGACGGCACCCGCGTGCCCATGGAGATCGTGCTTATGGAGAAGGTGGGCTCTGACTGCCACAACATCATCCAGCTCCTCGACTGGTTTGAGCTGCCTGACAGCTTTGTGCTGGTGATGGAGCGTCCGGAGGCATCGCAGGATctcctgcagttcctgcaggagcacGAGTTCCTGTGCGAGGAGATGGCGCGCTGGCTTTTCtaccaggtgctggaggccgtgcggCACTGCACCGCCTGCGGCGTCCTGCACCGGGACATCAAGCCAGAGAACCTCCTCGTGGTCCCGGAGAGTGGCGACCTGAAGCTCATCGACTTCGGTTGCGGCAccttcctccaggagcaggTCTTCACGCGGTTTGCCG GAACGCACGCGTACAGCCCGCCCGAGTGGATCTGCCTTGGCTGCTACCACGGCCATGGGGCGACCGTCTGGTCCCTGGGCGTACTGCTGTACGTCATGGTCTGCGGGAGCCTCCCCTTCAGGGACGACCATGACAtcgtgctggggcagctcttcTTCTGGCAGCAGGTCTCTCCAGGTTGGTACCCGGCCTCAAGAAGGTGGGCTTTGGCAGATGACGGCGCGCAGCCCGGCGTGGCCCTCACGCAGCTCCGCGGGACGTCGTTCTGCCCTCAAGGGCCGGCCGCAGGAGGCGGCCCGTGCCGACGGGCTCAGCGTGGCACGGGCGGCCGAAGGAGGCGGCCGTGTCCCGCCGTGCCGCTCTCCCGCGCGGGGCAGAGTCGGTCGGGAGGCCGGCGCAGCCCTGAGCACACGCGGCGTGGCCCGGGCCCTGCAGGCGatgggggcagctgggcaggagactTCTGTCAGTGA
- the LOC128789699 gene encoding serine/threonine-protein kinase pim-2-like, with translation MEPADADSKEEQAPQGAAQRLTEDARSPCGSQVPQASGDSSQAATCSREPPGQLLQLRPLCGSGPGAAGTDAAALGWQGDGKAQKSKWEPSPMQGSRLRRSWREQQASWSRQWSSHSGQDAVPVVPAGDSPSLVVETSLQTPRRFLHLQEAAPREPSTARKGFLIAAAPGTPLCEASGCSPGPRQEESPAHDAGDDDGAALPRCTGAPAAACARGPGPALPLAGPSAAGRRPLPGAQQEAGQKKQLQELYQLGPQLGSGGFGTVFSGIRLSDGSPVAIKRVARESVLQWVELPDGTRVPMEIVLMEKVGSDCHNIIQLLDWFELPDSFVLVMERPEASQDLLQFLQEHEFLCEEMARWLFYQVLEAVRHCTACGVLHRDIKPENLLVVPESGDLKLIDFVISRNKSKTTFIFIN, from the exons ATGGAGCCGGCAGACGCGGACAGCAAAGAGGAGCAAGCGCCCCAGGGTGCGGCCCAGAGGCTCACGGAGGACGCGAGGAGCCCTTGCGGCTCCCAGGTTCCCCAGGCCTCGGGCGACTCCTCGCAAGCGGCCACGTGCTCCCGCGagccccctgggcagctcctgcagctgcggCCCCTGTGTGGCAgtggcccaggagctgcaggaactgatgctgctgctctgggatggcaaGGGGAC GGGAAAGCCCAGAAGTCCAAATGGGAGCCCAGCCCGATGCAGGGGAGCCGTCTCAGGAGAAGCTGGCGGGAGCAGCAAGCGTCCTGGAGCCGGCAGTGGTCATCCCACAGCGGCCAGGACGCTGTGCCGGTTGTGCCAGCTGGCGACAGCCCGAGCCTGGTGGTGGAGACCAGCCTCCAGACACCAAGGAGGTTCCTCCATCTCCAGGAAGCTGCCCCAAGAGAGCCCTCGACTGCCAGGAAGGGCTTTCTAATAGCAG ctgctcctgggacgCCCCTGTGTGAAGCCTCGGGCTGTAGCCCCGGCCCTCGTCAAGAGGAGAGTCCAGCCCACGACGCCGGGGACGACGACGGTgccgccctgccccgctgcactggggctcctgcagccgcCTGTGCGCGCggccctggcccagctctgccgcTCGCCGGCCCGTCGGCCGCCGGGCGGCGGCCACTGCCCGGCGCgcagcaggaagcag ggcaaaagaagcagctgcaggagctgtaccAGCTGGGCCCGCAGCTGGGCAGCGGTGGCTTCGGCACCGTTTTCTCGGGCATCCGCCTCTCCGATGGGAGCCCG GTGGCCATCAAACGTGTGGCCCGGGAGAGCGTCCTGCAGTGGGTCGAGCTG cccGACGGCACCCGCGTGCCCATGGAGATCGTGCTTATGGAGAAGGTGGGCTCTGACTGCCACAACATCATCCAGCTCCTCGACTGGTTTGAGCTGCCTGACAGCTTTGTGCTGGTGATGGAGCGTCCGGAGGCATCGCAGGATctcctgcagttcctgcaggagcacGAGTTCCTGTGCGAGGAGATGGCGCGCTGGCTTTTCtaccaggtgctggaggccgtgcggCACTGCACCGCCTGCGGCGTCCTGCACCGGGACATCAAGCCAGAGAACCTCCTCGTGGTCCCGGAGAGTGGCGACCTGAAGCTCATCGACTTCG TCATCTCtaggaataaaagcaaaaccacgTTCATTTTTATCAACTAG